A window of Thermosipho japonicus genomic DNA:
CAAAGAAACCTTAAATAAACTATTTGCATCTATAGGCATTTCCGTTCTAACTATAATAGTATCTGGATGGATACCTATCCTTCTTAGAAGCTGAACAGATTGTTGAGTTGGTTTTGTCTTAAACTCGTTTGTGGTTCTTAAATATGGAACGTAAGTTACATGCACAAAATGAAATTTTTCTCTTCCAATTTCAAAAGCAAGTTCTCTAACTGCTTCTAAAAAAACTTCTCCTTCTATATCTCCAACAGTCCCGCCAATTTCAATTACAAGTAAATCCCCATCCATAGATTTAATTCTATCTTTTATCTCGGAGGTAACATGTGGAACTATTTGAACGGTTGAACCTAGATATTTTCCTTCTCTTTCTCTCTTTATTACAGAATAATATATCTGTCCAGCCGTTATATTATTTTTTCTTGAAACATTAATTCCAAGAAATCTTTCGTAATGTCCAAGATCAAGATCTGCCTCATATCCATCGTCGGTTACAAAAACTTCCCCATGCTGGTTTGGGTTCATCGTTCCAGCATCGACATTTAAATATGGATCAATTTTTAGTATATTAACATTCACACCACTGTCTTTTAATATTCTTGCAAGAGATGCAGAAAATATACCTTTGCCAATTCCGCTTAATACCCCACCTGTGACAACAATAAACCTTTGAGGCATATTATCCCTCCTTTTATTTAAATTTTACTATTTTTTGTTATAATTCGTGTTTCTTTAAAGTTACAGCTTCTATTTTTTTGTGGTATCATATATTTGGAAACGTTCCAAAAAGAGGTGAAATTATGAAAACTGCATCAATAATAGCGATTGGTAATGAACTTGTCGAAGGGATCCTAGTAGACACAAATTCAAAATATATTTCAAAAAAGCTCTTAGAATACGGCTATAAAACAAAAATTATTAAAACTCTTCCAGATGATTTAGATTTGCTAGTAAAAGAAATAAAAGATTCTCTTGAAACAACCAACCTTGTTGTAACCACTGGAGGACTTGGACCAACGGAAGATGATCTAACACGTGAAGCTGTTTCAAAAGCTCTTGAAAAAAAACTTATTTTCGATGAAAATTTATCAAAAAAAATCATCGAAAAAGCCAAAAAATTTCATAGTTATGTACCGAAAATAGTAGAAAGACAAGCGATGGTAATTGAAGGTGCTACAGTTTTAGAAAATCCAGTTGGTACAGCGCCAGGAATGTTCTTAAAAACTTCCAAAAGCACAATTTTAATACTTCCTGGGCCTCCTGTTGAAATGATACCAATATTTGAAGAGGCATTAAACCTCATCGAAAAAGAAAATAAAATTTACCAAAGAAGAATTAAAACCATAAATATTCCAGAAGCAGTTCTTGTAGAAAAATACAAAGATATAATTTACAAGTATAAAGAGGTAAATGTTGCCACAATGGCAAGTCACACCAGCGGTGTAGAATTAAGATTTACAGGTGAAAAAGCACTTGTAGATGAAATAGTTAATATGTTAAGTGAAAAACTTAAAGACTATATTTATGCCTTTGATGATAAAACTATTGAAGAAATCGTATTTGAAAAGCTGCTTTCAAAAAATAAAACCGTCTCATTTGCTGAATCATGTACTGGTGGACTTGTTTCTGCCAATTTTGTAAATCTTTCCGGAGTTTCAAAAGTTTTTAAAGGCTCAATTGTTGCATATTCTAATGAAGTAAAGCAACGAGTTTTAAATGTTAATTCTAAGACACTTGAGAAATTTGGAGCGGTAAGTAAAGAATGCGTAGAAGAAATGGCAAAAGGAGTAAGTAAATTATTAGACACAGACTACTCAGTTGCAGTATCAGGAATCGCTGGACCTACAGGCGGTACAAAAGAAAAGCCAGTTGGTACAGTATGGATCTGTGCATATTCAAGGGAAAATGACATATTCATGACTGAAGGATTTTACTTTAAAGGAAACAGACAAACAATTAGAAATCGCTCAACTTTACACGCATTTGATATGTTAAGGAGGATATTAAAATGAAAAAAAGAAGTGTTACCATAAAAGATGTTGCAAGAAAAGCTGGAGTTGGTGTGGGAACAGTCTCAAGAGTTATAAATAATAGTCCACACGTTAATCAAAGAACAAAAGAACATGTGCTAAAAGTAATACAAGAACTTGGTTACATGCCAAACCCACATGCAAGAAGACTTTCAAGTGGACATACAAAAATAATTACAACAATATTTCCACAAATGGTTGGAGAATTTCACCAACTACTACTTTCAGGTATAGATGAAATTTTTGAAAAAGAAGGATACACATCATTTGTCTATCCATTATATAGTGAAAATAGATACAAATTTGTAAGGGAAAGCTCGGATTTTGTTCTTGGAACCGATGGAGTTATTATAGATGCATTAAATGTTGATAGACTTCTCCAACAATATATACCAAAAAATGTTCCTGTTGTTTCTGTTGAATTTGATTCTGAAAAGTATGATTCTGTTATTATCGACAACTTTTACGGCGGTATGATAGCAGGTGATTACCTTTCAAATTTTGAAGGAGATATTTATGTAATTACACATAGAAGAAAGTCAAAACTAGAAAGTACCGTTTTCGAAGAAAGGGTTAATGGGTTTATCGAATCTATAGAAAAAAAGGGGAGAACTATAGAAAAGATCTTTGAAATTGAACTAGATTGGCTAGAAGCTTTTAATGTGGCAAAAGAAATATTTACCCGCTCTAATAAGGTTATTATTTTTACTACAACTGATTATTTTGCCTTTCCAGTAATAGAATTTACAAGAATAAAAGGTCTTGTTCCACAGAAAAATTTTCATTTGTGTGGTTTTGACAACCTTACACTTTCTAATATCTTAAATATTACTACTATAAAACAACCAATAGTTGAAATGGGAAAAAGTGCAGGGGAATTACTTTTAAGAAGAATTAAAGGTTTTACAAGAAAAAAACAAACCGTTGCATTTAAGCCCGAGATAATAATAAGAGAAACATAGTAAATAGAAAAGGAGGATTATATGAAAAAGGGAGATTTTATATGGTTAGGAGTATTTTCACTAATAGTTTTTCTGCTCGTCTTTAAACCAACACATCAAGCTTATATTGTATTAAACAGAACACATCCATACCTTATGGGATTTTTAAAGGTTTCCATACTTGCAACTATGGGTGAACTCCTTTCAATAAGGCTTCAACAGGGAAAATATTTAAAACCATATGGTCTATTTTACAGATTCCTGGTATGGGGTTTTCTAGGTATGTGTTTTGTTCTTGTATTTGAACTTTTTGCAAGTGGAACAGATGCAGTAATGAAAAAAGGGCTTTTGCCTGGAAATAATAAAATTCTCCACGCATTTTTCACAAGTACACTAATGAATCTAATTTTTGCACCGACATTTATGGCATTTCACAGAATCACCGATACGTATATAGACCTTGGAAAGGGAAAAATCGCTAATATTTTTTCAATTAAATTTTCAAGTGTAGTAGACAAAATAGACTGGCAAAAATTTTTTGGATTTGTTATCTTAAAAACCATACCATTTTTCTGGATTCCAGCACATACTATAACTTTCCTTCTTCCACCTGAATATCGCGTTTTAACAGCTGCAATGCTATCAATAGTACTTGGAGTATTGCTTTCACTTAGAAAGGGGTAAAAAATGCTAAAACTTCCACCAATGAAGTTTGTAGAATACATAAATGCACCAAAAAATAAAGTTTGGAAAGTTTTTGTAAATGAAAATGGTTGGGATCCATGGTTTACTGATGGTATGAAAATGGAAGTTAAAGATGGTGGAAAGATCTTCTTTAGATGGAAAAGACTTACCAATGGTGAAGTTGTAACGGACAATGGATATATTGTTGAAATAATCCCCGAAAAACTTTGGGAATTTTGGTGGTATGAATACGAAGACGGATTTAGAAGCAAGGTTACTATGAAATTTCAAGAAAGTGTAGATGGTGGAACATACATAACGATAATAGATCATACATTGGTAAAAAATACCGATGAGCTTGAAATTAGATACGGATGTGCTTTTGGTTGGGGTCAAATGTTAACTCTTGCAAGGGCTTATATTGAAAAAGGTTTAATACTCATTGGTTAAAAACTTGGAAAGTTATATTACTACATATTGGTGTTTGGAAAATAAATTACACTATATATAGTTTTTCTTACCAGCGGTAAGAAATTTTACTTACAGAAATGATAATTTCTTACCGCATAATTTAAAACGCAATTGAATCGATTACAATATTTAAGCCAATGTATAACTTCTTACCATTAAAAGTACTGAAAAAACTATACTTTTAAAACTTCTTTCCAGGCGGTGGTTAATTTTCTTTCAAAAATTTGGAAAGTTACAAATCAAATATTCATGCCAAATTAATGCAATTTTTTCAAGATAACTTTCCACTTTTTCAGTATATACTATTATTACTACTAAAAAAATAATAAAAGAAAGGAATGAAAGAATGATAGATTTTAAAGCTGAACTTGACGAAGAACAATATGAAGCGGTCGTAAACTCAAAAGGAAAAACACTTGTAATTGCAGGACCAGGAAGTGGAAAAACAAGGGTGATAACATATAAAATAGCCCATTTAATATCTTCCGGTGTAAAACCTTCTGAAATACTACTTGTTACATTTACAAAAGCAGCGGCAAAAGAAATGCTACAGAGAGCAAAACTTGTTTCACGATCTACACTTGAGGGAATCACTGCAGGAACATTTCACCATATATGTAACTCATTTCTAAGAAAATATGGAACAATAATAGGATTAAAGCCAAACTTTACAATACTAGACAGTGAAGATGCAAAAGATGTAATGGAAAGTGCAAGAAGTCAAATAATTCCAAAATCTGAAAGCAAAACCGTTCCAAACGCAAAGCAGTTATTAATCATAAACTCATACATGAATAATACTCTATGTTCTCTAAGAGAAGCTATTGCAAAATACAATCCAAGATACCTAGAACAAGAAAAATTAATAGAACAGATCCTAATAAAATATCAACAAGAGAAAATGCAGCAAAATTCAGTTGATTATGATGACCTTCTAATAAACACATTACAAATACTTTCCACAAACAAAGCAATTAGATTAAAAGAATCAAGTAGATATAAATGGATACTTGTTGATGAATTTCAAGACACTAACATAGTTCAATTCCAAATTGTAAACTTACTTTCAGAAGTACATAAAAACCTCATGGTTGTTGGAGATGATGCACAAAGTATATACTCATTTAGAGGCGCACGTTTTGAAAATGTACTTGATTTTCAAAAAGAGGCAAAAATCTTCAAGATTCAAACCAACTATAGAAGTTCACAAGAGATAGTAAACCTTATAAATGAAATGCTTCCAAAAAACTCCATACACAAAACGTTGCGCGCAACAAGAAGTACAGGAGTAAAACCATTTTTAGTACAGGTGTTTGATCACTACGACGAAGCCGATTTTGTGGCAAATGAAATACTCAACTACAACAAACAAGGAGTTTCTCTAAACGATATAGCAGTACTTTATAGAGCTCATTCACATTCACTTGAACTTCAACTTGAACTATCAAAACATGGTATACCATTCAAATTGTATTCCGGTTTAAGATTTACGGAAACAGCACATGTAAAAGATTGTCTTGCATTCTTAAAAGTTTCCGTAAATTATGAAGAAAAAATATCCTGGATAAGATTACTAAAACTTGCAAAAGGAATAGGGAAAATAAAATCAAACAATATTTCTGAAAAACTTACATCTAAAGGACTAGATGCATTCAACGAGATCAAAGAAAAAAGTTCTGACTTTAACAAAATAAAAGAAATTATATTAAAATCACAGGAAATTAAGAATCCAGGGGAAAGAATTAAAATTTTCTTTGAAAAATTTTACGAGGAAAAGATGGAAGAAATATTTGACGATGCAAGGGATAGAAAAGAAGACATTGTAAGACTAATAGAGATGGCTTCATTCTATGAAACACCTGAAAACTTTCTATCTGATATACTTGTAAGTGAAAATTATGAAATAGCACAGGAAGGTAAATCTGACAAGGAAACCGAAAAAGTAACTTTAACAACCGTACACCAAGCTAAAGGTCTTGAATGGAAGGTAGTATTCATTTTAAGTGTAAACCCAGGAGATTTTCCACACATAATGAGTTTACGAGATGGAGCATTAGATGAAGAAGAAAGATTGTTCTATGTTGCAATTACTCGTGCAAAGGATTTTCTATATATAATCTACAGCGCTGGGGGCTCCTCAAGGATTTTTTACGGAAATGATTACATTATTAAACGTGGTAAAAGCTTTATTGATGATATTCCATTTCATCTTGTTGAACATTTAGAATACGGAGTTGGAAAATGATATACGTTGGTACTAGCGGGTTTCAGTTCGACGATTGGGTTGGTAAAGTCTATGATCCAAACATAAAGAAAAATGAAATGCTAAAATATTACATAGGAAAATATAAATTTAACACTGTGGAGTTAAATTACACTTACTACAAGATGCCTGGATTTAGGACGATAGTATCACTGCTAAGAAATACTCCGCGTAATTTCTACTTTTCAATAAAGTTATACGGAAAAATTACGCATGAACATGATCTTTCATATGTTGATAAATTCTTAGATGCTACTAGTCCAATGGTTGAAGAAAAACGACTTATTGGATACCTTGCACAGTTTCCTTTTTCTTTTAAAAGAACCGATGAAAACGAAAGATTTCTCTATAAAATTTTAAAAAAGTTCAATAATCTGTTTGTTGAATTACGTCATATTTCTTGGATTAATTTTGATACAGATGATTTTGAAATAGTTACCATTGATCAACCACCACTAAAAGATTTCTTGCCATTTGTTATAAAAGCAAAAGAAAGGTTGTATGTAAGACTCCATGGAAGAAATAAAAAGTGGTTTGAAGAAGATGCAAAAAAAAGGTATAATTACAAATATTCAAGACAAGAGCTTGTTAAAATATACAAAGATATAAAAGACTTTAAAGGTCCAAAATATGTATACTTTAACAACTGCTATGAGGGAAAAGCCCTTTTAGATGCTTTAGAATTTAGAGAGATTTCAGGTGGTGAAATACTTGAATTTTTCAAATGAACATTCAAATAAAAGGGAAGGTCAAATAGTGTGGAATGATGAGAGAAATTTTATAAAAGCTTTAAAAAGAGGAGAAGAATGGGCTTATAGAAGACTGTATAGAGAGTATGCTCCAAAAATTGGTGCATTTGCAAGAAGTTATTTTGGAACGGATGATGTAGATGATGTTATTCAAGAAGTGATGCTGAGAATATACAAAGGTATTAAAAAGTTTAAAGGAGATTCGTCTCTTTCAACTTGGATATATAGAATCACTGTAAATGTATGTAATACACTCTATGAAAAATACAAAAAGAAAAATGAAAAAACTTTCAGTGTTGAAAATAACAACAGCGAAGATGATATGGAAATAGATATTCCAGATAAAGAAACAGATGTCCAAAAAGAAGTTACTCAGGAAATTTTATATGAAAAGATACTAAATGCACTTGGAAAATTATCTGAAAAAGAAAGGGTATTAATTAGGATGAGAGATATTGATGGACTTTCTTACTCAGAAATTGCAGAGATTCTAGGAATACCGGAAGGAACGGTGAAAAGTAGATTACACAACGCAAGAGAAAAGTTTAAAAAGATACTTGAGGAGGAAGGTATAGCATGAACGAGGAAAAGTACAAAGAAATAATATCTATTGTTAAAATTGAGACCATGTATAAACCAGGTGATTTACTTGAAGATAGGATAATAAAAAATATTAAAAGGCAAAGGTTTTTTAGCAAGTTGAAAAAGTCATCTATATTTTTGATCATAGTTGCTGGTGTAGTAACAATTTCATTTTTCACATTTGATATTAAAAAACCTCAGAATCAACTTTATACGTATGAACAGCAACAAAGCCAAGATTATGTAGTAAAAGATTTTGAGCTAATTTTAAATATAAGCCTTGTGAGTGATGGTTTATAAGAGGTGAAATTGTGAGAAAATTATATTCTTTTTCTTTTCTGCTATTTGTTTCTTTTATTTTTGCTATCAGTTATCATGCTCTAAGAATTACCTTTGAATATAACGAGGACAAATTACAGATGGTTAGATACGAAGAGGTTTATTACAGGGACGGAGATAAAATAGTTTTTGTAAAGGTCCCAAAAAAGGTTGTTTGGGTAAAACTTGGTGAGCGTTATTACATTGGAGAAGGAACAACTTTAAAACTTTCTCCTCCTATCAAGGATTTAGAAGATATTTTTTATCAGTACCTTTCATACCACAAAATATCTGATGACTTTGATGGAGAGATTACAATTTCAGAAAAAACTTTTAATATAAAAGCAGAAAAAAGAAATGGATTTATAACAAAAATAGTGAGAAAATTTCATTCAGTTTTGACTGAAATGCAATATATTTATCTTCCAGATAACAAAACATTTGAAGATGTTTTGTCAAGATTTAAGTTTATAGATAAAAGTGATTTTCCAATGAAAATTTATAATATTTTGAACCTATTTTTGTGGTTTGATGCAAAAATATCGGGAAATGATCTTGAAATTTTTGCAATAGATAAAGAAGGTTTGGAAGTAGAACTCACCTTATCAAAAGAAAAAGGTACCTACAAAATTGATAATTTTTATTTGACAGTTAAAAAGTCTAGCGAAAAAACTAGAAAGGAAATCGAAAATGAAATCCGCGATAATAATTGATGGATATGTTGATGAACCCGCTGTTTTAGGAGTGCCACCATATCTGAGTACATATGCCCGCTATATAGCGGGCACGTTAATTTTTAAAGGTTTTGAAGTTAAATATACCACCATTGATGAAGTTAGAAAGAAAAATTTATTTTCTTCATTTAATAATTTTGATGTAATGGTGATTTTGTCTTCGATAACTGTTCCAGGAAAATACATAGGTGGAACTCCTATTAGCATTGATGAGATAAAAAAGATATTTTCATCTAACAAAAAGCCATTTAGAATTCTTACCGGTGCAACTGTTAATTTTATAAATGATCCAGACGAAGTATACGCAGATGATCTGGCTATTGATTTTTTAAAATATGCATTTGAAAAAGTTGACTATGAGATAATAAGAAATGTATCTCTTCTTGGGGCGGAAATAGTAAAAATGCACCCACGTTTTCCAGATATTATTTGTGAAATAGAAGTTTCACTTGGCTGTGAAAGAAAAACTTATTGTACATTTTGCAGTGAACCTATTTTGCATCCAAAATTTATTTCAAGACCTGTAAAAGACATTATTGACGAGATTGAGAAACTTTACAAAAATGGTGTAAAAGCTTTTAGGCTTGGAAGAAGTGCAAATATACTTGCATATGGATTTGATAAAAATTCAAACAAACTTAATGTTTCATTAATAAAAGAGTTGTACAATGGTATAAGAAATGTAGCACCAAAATTAGAAGTTTTGCATACTGATAATGCAAACCCTGCTTTTATTGCACAACACTTTCCAGATAGTGCAAAAGCGATAGAAATAATTGTCGAAAATAATACAGAAGGAGACATTTTTTCTTTTGGAGTTGAAAGTTTTGATGAAGTTGTTAGAAAAAAGAACAACATTCAGGGAACAGTGGAAGATATAGATTTTGCGATAAAGTTAGTAAATGAAATAGGTGGAATTAGAATAAATGGTATTCCAAAGCTTCTTCCAGGATTAAACTTTATATTTGGTCTTGCCGGAGAGACAAAAAAATCATATGAAATTCTATACCAAAAACTAAAGTATTACCTAGAAAATAATATCCTTTTGAGGCGTATA
This region includes:
- a CDS encoding competence/damage-inducible protein A, producing MKTASIIAIGNELVEGILVDTNSKYISKKLLEYGYKTKIIKTLPDDLDLLVKEIKDSLETTNLVVTTGGLGPTEDDLTREAVSKALEKKLIFDENLSKKIIEKAKKFHSYVPKIVERQAMVIEGATVLENPVGTAPGMFLKTSKSTILILPGPPVEMIPIFEEALNLIEKENKIYQRRIKTINIPEAVLVEKYKDIIYKYKEVNVATMASHTSGVELRFTGEKALVDEIVNMLSEKLKDYIYAFDDKTIEEIVFEKLLSKNKTVSFAESCTGGLVSANFVNLSGVSKVFKGSIVAYSNEVKQRVLNVNSKTLEKFGAVSKECVEEMAKGVSKLLDTDYSVAVSGIAGPTGGTKEKPVGTVWICAYSRENDIFMTEGFYFKGNRQTIRNRSTLHAFDMLRRILK
- a CDS encoding Mpv17/PMP22 family protein encodes the protein MKKGDFIWLGVFSLIVFLLVFKPTHQAYIVLNRTHPYLMGFLKVSILATMGELLSIRLQQGKYLKPYGLFYRFLVWGFLGMCFVLVFELFASGTDAVMKKGLLPGNNKILHAFFTSTLMNLIFAPTFMAFHRITDTYIDLGKGKIANIFSIKFSSVVDKIDWQKFFGFVILKTIPFFWIPAHTITFLLPPEYRVLTAAMLSIVLGVLLSLRKG
- a CDS encoding SRPBCC family protein; translated protein: MLKLPPMKFVEYINAPKNKVWKVFVNENGWDPWFTDGMKMEVKDGGKIFFRWKRLTNGEVVTDNGYIVEIIPEKLWEFWWYEYEDGFRSKVTMKFQESVDGGTYITIIDHTLVKNTDELEIRYGCAFGWGQMLTLARAYIEKGLILIG
- a CDS encoding ATP-dependent helicase — protein: MIDFKAELDEEQYEAVVNSKGKTLVIAGPGSGKTRVITYKIAHLISSGVKPSEILLVTFTKAAAKEMLQRAKLVSRSTLEGITAGTFHHICNSFLRKYGTIIGLKPNFTILDSEDAKDVMESARSQIIPKSESKTVPNAKQLLIINSYMNNTLCSLREAIAKYNPRYLEQEKLIEQILIKYQQEKMQQNSVDYDDLLINTLQILSTNKAIRLKESSRYKWILVDEFQDTNIVQFQIVNLLSEVHKNLMVVGDDAQSIYSFRGARFENVLDFQKEAKIFKIQTNYRSSQEIVNLINEMLPKNSIHKTLRATRSTGVKPFLVQVFDHYDEADFVANEILNYNKQGVSLNDIAVLYRAHSHSLELQLELSKHGIPFKLYSGLRFTETAHVKDCLAFLKVSVNYEEKISWIRLLKLAKGIGKIKSNNISEKLTSKGLDAFNEIKEKSSDFNKIKEIILKSQEIKNPGERIKIFFEKFYEEKMEEIFDDARDRKEDIVRLIEMASFYETPENFLSDILVSENYEIAQEGKSDKETEKVTLTTVHQAKGLEWKVVFILSVNPGDFPHIMSLRDGALDEEERLFYVAITRAKDFLYIIYSAGGSSRIFYGNDYIIKRGKSFIDDIPFHLVEHLEYGVGK
- a CDS encoding DUF72 domain-containing protein, with protein sequence MIYVGTSGFQFDDWVGKVYDPNIKKNEMLKYYIGKYKFNTVELNYTYYKMPGFRTIVSLLRNTPRNFYFSIKLYGKITHEHDLSYVDKFLDATSPMVEEKRLIGYLAQFPFSFKRTDENERFLYKILKKFNNLFVELRHISWINFDTDDFEIVTIDQPPLKDFLPFVIKAKERLYVRLHGRNKKWFEEDAKKRYNYKYSRQELVKIYKDIKDFKGPKYVYFNNCYEGKALLDALEFREISGGEILEFFK
- a CDS encoding radical SAM protein, yielding MKSAIIIDGYVDEPAVLGVPPYLSTYARYIAGTLIFKGFEVKYTTIDEVRKKNLFSSFNNFDVMVILSSITVPGKYIGGTPISIDEIKKIFSSNKKPFRILTGATVNFINDPDEVYADDLAIDFLKYAFEKVDYEIIRNVSLLGAEIVKMHPRFPDIICEIEVSLGCERKTYCTFCSEPILHPKFISRPVKDIIDEIEKLYKNGVKAFRLGRSANILAYGFDKNSNKLNVSLIKELYNGIRNVAPKLEVLHTDNANPAFIAQHFPDSAKAIEIIVENNTEGDIFSFGVESFDEVVRKKNNIQGTVEDIDFAIKLVNEIGGIRINGIPKLLPGLNFIFGLAGETKKSYEILYQKLKYYLENNILLRRINLRQLMIVPNTPLWYYNQRKRLKVNKALFKHYKYLIRNEIDKEMIKKVFPKGSIVKGVIPEFVEGNITFGRPLGTYPILVGVIGKFDKKSDIYIVDHGMRSITGIVLGKKVAEYSIGELAKIPGISKSKAEKLKKKYPSIALNEILEVDLD
- a CDS encoding RNA polymerase sigma factor, with the protein product MNFSNEHSNKREGQIVWNDERNFIKALKRGEEWAYRRLYREYAPKIGAFARSYFGTDDVDDVIQEVMLRIYKGIKKFKGDSSLSTWIYRITVNVCNTLYEKYKKKNEKTFSVENNNSEDDMEIDIPDKETDVQKEVTQEILYEKILNALGKLSEKERVLIRMRDIDGLSYSEIAEILGIPEGTVKSRLHNAREKFKKILEEEGIA
- a CDS encoding LacI family DNA-binding transcriptional regulator, with the protein product MKKRSVTIKDVARKAGVGVGTVSRVINNSPHVNQRTKEHVLKVIQELGYMPNPHARRLSSGHTKIITTIFPQMVGEFHQLLLSGIDEIFEKEGYTSFVYPLYSENRYKFVRESSDFVLGTDGVIIDALNVDRLLQQYIPKNVPVVSVEFDSEKYDSVIIDNFYGGMIAGDYLSNFEGDIYVITHRRKSKLESTVFEERVNGFIESIEKKGRTIEKIFEIELDWLEAFNVAKEIFTRSNKVIIFTTTDYFAFPVIEFTRIKGLVPQKNFHLCGFDNLTLSNILNITTIKQPIVEMGKSAGELLLRRIKGFTRKKQTVAFKPEIIIRET